The following proteins come from a genomic window of Lolium rigidum isolate FL_2022 chromosome 5, APGP_CSIRO_Lrig_0.1, whole genome shotgun sequence:
- the LOC124652658 gene encoding nucleobase-ascorbate transporter 2-like, protein MAEVKPEDMVHHPPMDQLQGFEYCIDSNPSWGEAIALGFQHYILSLGTAVMIPTMLVPLMGGNDRDKAKVVQTLLFVTGINTLLQTLFGTRLPTVIGGSYAYVVPVLSIIHDRSLTQIADGHTRFVQTMRAIQGALIVSSSIQIILGYSQLWAICSRFFSPLGMVPVVSLVGLGLFERGFPLIGSCVEIGLPMLILFVALSQYLKHVHVRHVPIMERFSMLVCIALVWVYAHILTASGAYKHTALVTQISCQTDRSNLISSALWISIPYPLQWGPPTFNADHAFGMMAAVMVSLIETTGAFKAAARLASATPPPAYVLSRGIGWQGIGTLLDGLFGTGTGSTVSIENVGLLGSTRIGSRRVIQISAGFMIFFSILGKFGALFASIPFTIFAAIYCVMFGIIAAVGLSFLQFTNMNSMRNLFIVGVSLFLGLSIPEYFSRYMTSSRSGPAHTKAEWFNDYINTIFASPPTVALIIAVLLDNTLDVRDAAKDRGMSWWARFRTYRGDSRNEEFYTLPFNLNRFFPPS, encoded by the exons ATGGCTGAGGTGAAGCCTGAGGATATGGTCCATCATCCACCCATGGATCAGCTGCAGGGGTTTGAGTACTGCATAGACTCTAATCCTTCTTGGG GGGAGGCAATTGCTTTGGGATTTCAGCATTACATACTGTCCTTGGGCACTGCTGTGATGATCCCCACAATGTTGGTTCCTCTTATGGGGGGAAATGAT CGTGACAAGGCAAAAGTGGTTCAAACACTGCTATTTGTGACTGGGATAAATACACTGCTCCAGACACTATTCGGCACTCGCCTTCCCACTGTCATTGGCGGTTCATATGCATATGTTGTTCCGGTCCTCTCCATAATCCATGATCGCTCGCTCACGCAAATAGCTGATGGCCATACT AGGTTCGTGCAGACAATGAGAGCCATACAGGGGGCATTGATAGTCTCGTCAAGCATTCAGATAATTCTTGGCTATAGCCAGCTGTGGGCAATATGCTCTAG GTTCTTTAGCCCACTTGGGATGGTTCCAGTGGTTTCATTGGTGGGGCTTGGCCTTTTCGAGAGAGGATTCCCACTG ATTGGGAGCTGCGTGGAGATTGGTCTGCCGATGCTTATCCTATTTGTTGCTCTTTCCCAATATCTCAAGCATGTTCATGTTCGGCATGTTCCGATTATGGAGAGGTTCTCAATGCTGGTGTGCATCGCTCTTGTCTGGGTCTATGCTCACATTCTAACAGCAAGTGGTGCATACAAGCATACTGCACTTGTCACCCAGATCAGTTGTCAGACAGACCGTTCCAACCTCATCTCTTCCGCGTTATG GATAAGCATTCCATACCCATTGCAATGGGGCCCACCAACATTCAATGCAGACCATGCATTTGGCATGATGGCCGCAGTAATGGTGTCGCTTATAGAG ACAACTGGCGCATTCAAGGCTGCTGCCCGGTTGGCAAGTGCGACACCCCCACCAGCATATGTTCTGAGTAGAGGTATCGGATGGCAG GGAATTGGTACCCTACTGGATGGGCTATTCGGCACTGGGACTGGCTCTACTGTATCTAT TGAGAATGTTGGTCTTCTAGGATCTACAAGGATTGGTAGCAGGAGAGTGATACAAATTTCTGCTGGTTTCATGATCTTTTTCTCCATACTTG GAAAATTCGGAGCACTTTTTGCATCCATTCCTTTCACAATATTCGCTGCCATATACTGCGTTATGTTTGGTATTATTG CGGCCGTGGGGCTATCCTTTCTGCAGTTCACCAACATGAACTCTATGCGCAACCTCTTCATTGTTGGTGTTTCACTCTTTCTTGGCTTATCTATACCGGAATACTTTTCTCGGTATATGACGAGTTCTCGGTCAGGCCCAGCACACACAAAGGCTGAATGG TTCAACGACTACATCAACACCATCTTCGCGTCGCCCCCAACTGTCGCTCTTATTATTGCTGTACTCCTTGACAACACGCTCGATGTCAGAGATGCAGCAAAGGACAGGGGGATGTCATGGTGGGCGCGGTTCCGGACATACCGAGGGGACAGCAGGAACGAAGAGTTCTACACCCTGCCGTTCAATC